A section of the Roseovarius sp. W115 genome encodes:
- a CDS encoding LysE family translocator has translation MWEVLTGFDPSVLVAFIAAGLLLNITPGADFVFVSASGISGGPKIGMAAAIGVNLGIAVHVAMAAAGVSALILAFPWTYDAIRYAGAAYLLWLAVQAWRASGELDEGRAARSVWRAVRRGFVTNVLNPKTAFFIFAFIPQFTDPAIGPIWMQILILGVIFMVFGAAFSLCLGAAAGMFAHALKAKTRILNRVSAVMFGGLAARLVWD, from the coding sequence ATGTGGGAGGTTCTGACCGGATTTGACCCAAGCGTCCTCGTTGCGTTTATTGCGGCAGGTCTGCTTCTCAACATCACGCCGGGCGCGGATTTCGTGTTCGTATCGGCCAGCGGTATCTCTGGCGGCCCAAAGATTGGCATGGCTGCTGCGATAGGCGTCAACCTCGGCATAGCGGTGCATGTGGCGATGGCCGCAGCGGGTGTTTCTGCGTTGATCCTTGCGTTTCCGTGGACGTATGACGCAATCCGATATGCTGGTGCGGCCTATCTTTTGTGGCTGGCTGTACAAGCCTGGCGCGCCAGCGGCGAGTTGGACGAAGGGCGCGCAGCGCGGAGCGTTTGGCGCGCGGTACGTCGGGGGTTCGTGACCAACGTCCTGAATCCCAAAACAGCGTTCTTTATCTTTGCCTTTATTCCGCAGTTCACCGACCCGGCAATTGGGCCAATCTGGATGCAGATTCTGATCCTGGGAGTGATTTTCATGGTGTTTGGCGCTGCCTTCTCGCTCTGCCTCGGCGCGGCAGCGGGGATGTTTGCACATGCTCTGAAGGCGAAAACAAGAATTCTCAACCGGGTCTCTGCCGTCATGTTTGGCGGCCTCGCGGCCCGGTTGGTGTGGGACTGA
- a CDS encoding GFA family protein gives MIRGSCLCGANVLELDAPAGPVTACHCTQCRKYSGHHAASLDVDRDAVRWVKQGHIKEFQHPSGARRMFCACCGTKLWFEGADGWFSLEAGVLDAPTGGQMAGHIFVANKGDYYTISDSLPQEAYL, from the coding sequence ATGATCCGAGGCTCCTGTCTTTGTGGTGCGAATGTTCTGGAGCTTGATGCGCCTGCAGGCCCGGTCACGGCCTGCCATTGCACGCAATGCAGAAAGTATTCCGGGCACCACGCGGCCAGCCTGGACGTGGATCGTGACGCGGTGCGCTGGGTGAAACAGGGACACATCAAAGAGTTTCAACACCCCAGCGGCGCACGTCGCATGTTTTGCGCGTGTTGCGGCACGAAACTTTGGTTTGAAGGGGCAGATGGCTGGTTCAGTCTGGAAGCCGGAGTGCTGGATGCGCCAACGGGCGGACAGATGGCGGGGCACATCTTTGTCGCTAACAAAGGGGACTACTACACCATATCAGACAGCTTACCACAGGAGGCGTATCTGTAA
- a CDS encoding GFA family protein gives MFKGSCLCGDVTFEVNAPAEGASVCHCGQCRKQSGHVWSSAHAAETAIHIAGPVHWYEASPAAKRGFCARCGSFLFWKAHDENTMSFALGALDGKTGLKLEKHIFTADKGDYYEIDDEVPQS, from the coding sequence GTGTTTAAAGGAAGCTGTCTTTGCGGCGACGTGACGTTTGAGGTGAATGCCCCGGCAGAAGGTGCGTCTGTGTGTCACTGCGGGCAATGCCGAAAGCAATCGGGTCATGTTTGGTCTTCGGCCCACGCTGCCGAAACGGCGATTCACATTGCAGGCCCCGTGCATTGGTACGAAGCAAGCCCGGCTGCAAAACGTGGCTTTTGCGCCCGCTGCGGGTCGTTCCTCTTCTGGAAGGCACATGACGAAAACACGATGAGTTTTGCTCTTGGAGCGCTCGACGGGAAAACTGGCTTGAAGCTGGAGAAACACATCTTCACGGCGGATAAGGGCGACTACTACGAGATCGATGACGAGGTGCCGCAGTCATGA
- a CDS encoding GFA family protein, whose protein sequence is MTQRGSCLCGAVSFELSGKLRSVTACHCGQCRKQSGHYWAATSVADIGLCLTKDEGLTWFDASPTARRGFCKLCGSTLFWKPAGEDRTVISAGSLGPGSGLEITKHVHVADKGDYYDLSDGLPQFEALSGEESV, encoded by the coding sequence ATGACACAACGTGGTTCTTGTTTATGCGGTGCGGTCAGTTTTGAGCTGAGTGGGAAGCTTCGGTCCGTCACGGCCTGTCATTGCGGCCAATGTCGCAAACAGTCGGGGCATTATTGGGCCGCGACATCGGTGGCAGATATCGGCCTTTGTCTCACAAAGGATGAAGGATTGACCTGGTTTGACGCCAGCCCGACGGCCCGCCGTGGATTTTGCAAACTGTGTGGTTCGACGCTCTTCTGGAAACCTGCTGGCGAAGACAGAACAGTGATATCGGCAGGCAGTCTTGGTCCGGGGTCTGGTCTGGAGATCACCAAACATGTGCATGTGGCAGACAAGGGCGACTATTACGATCTGTCAGATGGCCTGCCTCAATTTGAAGCCTTGAGTGGAGAAGAAAGTGTTTAA
- a CDS encoding LysE family translocator, protein MSFEAWTIFALFWIVFVTTPGPNAVNCITNGMTLGFRRSLWAVAAILTQASLFLILSAAGVTALIAASPDAFQVAKFVGAGFLIYLGVRGWIMARRPIVAAEPDGRSIYWRAFAIATINPKSVAGYLAAFSQFVQPDVPIWGQMWVIFPTALALTALSYMSYTALGAGLGRAALGAVFNVWLRRILASCFIVYGVLLGSAATPGRA, encoded by the coding sequence ATGAGTTTTGAAGCCTGGACCATTTTCGCCCTCTTCTGGATTGTTTTCGTCACGACGCCGGGGCCGAATGCAGTCAACTGTATCACCAATGGCATGACACTGGGCTTTCGGCGCAGCCTTTGGGCCGTTGCGGCCATTCTGACGCAAGCGAGCCTGTTCCTGATCCTGTCTGCCGCGGGCGTCACCGCGCTCATTGCGGCGTCACCAGATGCGTTTCAGGTGGCAAAGTTTGTTGGCGCTGGCTTTCTAATCTACTTGGGTGTCCGCGGGTGGATCATGGCACGCCGCCCGATTGTAGCCGCTGAGCCTGATGGGCGCAGTATTTACTGGCGCGCCTTTGCCATTGCTACGATCAATCCCAAGAGTGTCGCCGGCTACCTGGCTGCGTTCAGTCAGTTCGTTCAACCCGACGTCCCGATCTGGGGGCAAATGTGGGTGATCTTCCCCACAGCGCTGGCCCTCACCGCACTGAGCTACATGAGCTATACTGCGCTGGGCGCAGGGCTTGGACGTGCTGCCCTCGGGGCTGTTTTCAACGTCTGGCTGCGGCGCATATTGGCAAGCTGCTTCATTGTATATGGCGTACTTCTGGGAAGTGCGGCGACACCAGGGAGGGCGTGA
- a CDS encoding helix-turn-helix domain-containing protein produces the protein MEQSQIAAMRSLGADLRALRKARGLTLTELAEGLGRSVGWLSQVERDLSEPSISDLRGMAERLDVPMSFLFAHSSAPVEEQGTIVRAGTRRPMGSGEEGLIEELLSPDLTDEFEMIHSTFQPHSRMQTPANRPTQEVGYIVSGHLDLTISGRDFTVGPGDSFRVRQELYHWSNPYDDPCVAIWVIAPPVY, from the coding sequence ATGGAGCAAAGCCAGATTGCCGCGATGCGCAGCCTTGGGGCCGATTTGCGCGCTTTGCGCAAGGCACGGGGTCTGACGCTGACCGAACTGGCCGAGGGGCTGGGCCGGTCTGTGGGTTGGCTAAGCCAGGTGGAACGCGATCTCTCTGAACCATCCATTTCCGATCTGCGCGGCATGGCCGAGCGGCTGGATGTTCCGATGTCGTTTCTCTTTGCGCATTCCAGTGCCCCGGTCGAGGAACAGGGAACGATTGTTCGCGCCGGAACACGCAGACCGATGGGCTCAGGCGAAGAAGGATTGATCGAGGAACTTCTGTCGCCTGATCTGACGGACGAGTTCGAGATGATCCACTCGACCTTTCAGCCGCACTCACGCATGCAGACCCCGGCCAACCGGCCGACCCAAGAGGTCGGATATATCGTGTCAGGACATCTGGACCTGACGATCTCAGGACGGGACTTCACCGTTGGACCCGGTGACAGTTTCCGCGTGCGACAGGAGCTTTACCATTGGTCCAACCCCTATGATGACCCTTGCGTTGCGATCTGGGTGATCGCGCCACCGGTCTATTGA
- a CDS encoding GAF domain-containing protein, whose amino-acid sequence MRIDYEEVSKIIAALTEGEMDEVALMATVVCELHHSDDRFDWTGFYRVVAPELLKIGPYQGGHGCLVIPFDRGVCGAAARTGKVQIVDDVDAFPGHIACASSTRSEIVLPVTTGQGKLLGVLDIDSDQPEAFTSEDASGLASILQSVFGRLP is encoded by the coding sequence ATGCGCATAGACTATGAAGAAGTTTCCAAAATCATCGCTGCCTTGACCGAGGGTGAGATGGACGAAGTGGCACTCATGGCCACGGTCGTTTGCGAATTGCATCACTCCGACGACCGCTTTGACTGGACAGGGTTCTACCGCGTGGTCGCGCCGGAACTGTTGAAGATCGGGCCTTATCAGGGTGGCCATGGTTGTCTTGTCATTCCATTTGACCGTGGTGTCTGCGGCGCGGCGGCGCGGACAGGTAAGGTGCAGATCGTGGATGACGTCGATGCGTTCCCAGGGCACATCGCCTGCGCCAGTTCTACGCGCTCTGAGATTGTTCTGCCGGTTACAACGGGCCAGGGAAAGTTGCTGGGTGTTCTGGACATCGACAGCGATCAGCCAGAGGCGTTCACCTCCGAAGATGCCAGTGGGTTGGCGTCCATCCTGCAATCGGTATTCGGACGACTGCCGTAA
- a CDS encoding acetyl-CoA C-acyltransferase produces the protein MTDVVIAGAARTPMGGFQGDFDGVDASVLGGAAIEAALSGAGAQSVDEVLMGCVLPAGQGQAPARQAAFHGGLGEEVPATTLNKMCGSGMKAAMIAYDQIKLGHTDAMIAGGMESMSNAPYLLPKMRGGARIGHGQVIDHMFLDGLEDAYDKGRLMGTFAEDCAEKFQFTREAQDAYAIGSLEGALAAQKSGAFAREIAPVTLSTRKGDVTVDQDEQPGKARPEKIPHLKPAFRKEGTVTPANSSSISDGAAALVLASEDAAKAQGLNIRARIVGHASHAQAPGWFTTAPVPAAQKLLAAIGWDKDDVDLWEVNEAFAVVPMAFMHEMGLPREKVNVHGGACALGHPIGASGARIMVTLLNALETHELKRGVAAICIGGGEGTAIAIERI, from the coding sequence ATGACGGATGTGGTGATTGCCGGAGCGGCCAGAACGCCAATGGGCGGGTTTCAGGGTGATTTTGACGGTGTGGACGCCTCGGTTCTTGGTGGTGCGGCGATAGAGGCGGCACTCTCAGGTGCTGGCGCACAAAGCGTTGACGAAGTTCTGATGGGGTGTGTGCTCCCCGCCGGTCAGGGACAGGCCCCGGCTAGGCAGGCTGCGTTTCATGGCGGGCTTGGGGAAGAGGTGCCTGCCACGACCCTCAACAAGATGTGTGGCTCAGGCATGAAGGCGGCCATGATCGCCTATGATCAGATCAAACTTGGCCACACTGATGCAATGATCGCAGGCGGCATGGAGAGCATGTCTAATGCCCCGTATTTGTTGCCAAAAATGCGAGGCGGTGCGCGCATCGGGCATGGGCAGGTCATCGATCACATGTTCCTTGATGGCCTGGAAGATGCCTATGATAAGGGCCGGTTGATGGGCACATTTGCCGAGGATTGTGCGGAGAAGTTTCAGTTCACGCGCGAGGCGCAGGACGCTTATGCAATCGGCTCGCTAGAGGGGGCTTTGGCGGCACAGAAATCCGGCGCCTTCGCGCGCGAAATCGCACCGGTGACTCTGAGCACGCGCAAGGGCGACGTCACCGTCGATCAGGACGAACAACCCGGCAAAGCCCGACCCGAGAAAATACCTCATCTCAAACCGGCCTTTCGCAAAGAGGGCACAGTGACTCCGGCCAATTCCAGTTCAATCAGTGATGGCGCTGCCGCTCTTGTCCTGGCGTCAGAGGATGCAGCCAAAGCCCAGGGTTTGAACATACGTGCACGCATCGTGGGCCATGCCAGCCATGCGCAAGCACCGGGGTGGTTCACAACGGCCCCGGTTCCCGCAGCGCAAAAGCTTTTGGCGGCCATCGGATGGGACAAGGACGACGTGGACCTTTGGGAGGTCAACGAGGCCTTTGCAGTTGTGCCAATGGCGTTCATGCATGAAATGGGCCTGCCGCGCGAGAAGGTGAATGTGCATGGCGGAGCTTGTGCGCTGGGCCATCCGATTGGTGCCTCTGGCGCGCGGATTATGGTGACATTGCTGAACGCTTTGGAAACCCATGAGCTCAAGCGTGGTGTTGCTGCCATTTGCATTGGCGGCGGTGAAGGTACGGCGATTGCGATTGAACGGATTTAG
- a CDS encoding STAS domain-containing protein yields the protein MELNTVFENGTQIVSVAASRIDAASAIQFKDAMRAATATDATRIVLDLSRVKFVDSSGLGAIVASMKQMGDGRQLDLASLSPDVAKVFRLTRMDSIFSIYMTVHQAVLGKAG from the coding sequence ATGGAGCTCAACACTGTTTTTGAAAACGGAACACAGATTGTCAGTGTCGCCGCCTCTCGTATTGATGCTGCATCGGCAATACAGTTCAAAGATGCTATGCGCGCCGCGACAGCCACAGATGCGACCCGAATTGTTTTGGACCTGTCGCGCGTAAAGTTTGTCGATTCAAGTGGTCTTGGTGCCATCGTGGCGTCCATGAAACAAATGGGGGACGGACGGCAGCTTGATTTGGCCAGCTTGAGCCCGGATGTCGCGAAAGTGTTTCGTCTCACCAGGATGGACTCGATTTTTTCTATTTACATGACCGTTCATCAGGCTGTGCTTGGCAAAGCCGGTTAA
- a CDS encoding ATP-binding protein, whose amino-acid sequence MPPRRVVRPREKPVRIIALTVKAQKSAVSESLQNLRTGLADGGIEEETLGRVEIALAEVLNNITEHGHAEAGIDTVSLSARISDQDISVDIRDSGAVVPEACLDSAHLPDSSGPLHSLPEGGFGWFLIHSMVDDLRYSKKDGENQLELVFHRS is encoded by the coding sequence ATGCCACCCAGACGTGTCGTGCGGCCCCGCGAAAAACCAGTTCGGATCATTGCCCTCACAGTCAAGGCACAGAAAAGCGCCGTTTCAGAAAGTTTGCAAAACCTGCGGACGGGCCTGGCTGATGGCGGAATCGAAGAGGAAACCCTTGGGCGGGTCGAAATTGCACTGGCTGAGGTATTGAACAACATCACCGAACATGGCCATGCGGAAGCCGGTATCGACACCGTGAGCCTGTCCGCACGCATTTCCGATCAGGACATAAGTGTTGATATTCGCGACAGCGGCGCAGTCGTGCCAGAGGCCTGTCTGGACTCCGCTCATCTGCCGGATAGCTCCGGACCACTTCACAGCTTACCGGAAGGGGGATTCGGCTGGTTTTTGATCCACAGCATGGTGGATGACCTGCGTTACTCCAAGAAAGACGGCGAAAACCAACTAGAATTGGTGTTTCATCGGTCGTGA
- a CDS encoding gamma-glutamyltransferase family protein: MRDFHLPGRSATYATNGMCATSHPLAARTAIDILSRGGNAMDAAIAGAVLLGICEPQMTGIGGDCFALYTRPGSNEIHALNGSGRAPAAANADTLRAAGHKDVPLYSAQAVTIPGAVDAFCHLSETEGKLGLDTLLAPSIHYAETGVPIAPRVADDLPEATTCLQGHGITHFSNNGKPFGIGDMFHAPGQAEVLRRIAKDGRDAFYTGEIADDMLRTLTEMGGAHSAEDFAATTCMPTNPINGHYKGVDLYEHPPNGQGATAILLLNILSNFDIAGMDPQGAERVHIEAEATKLAYDARNRFMADPDHTARLAHMVSPETAAKLAALINPKRAMQSATQVSEAVHRDTIYITVVDKDHMAVSLIYSIFHGFGSGIASEKFGILFQNRGAGFTLEEGHANEFGGGKRPMHTIIPGMLAEHGRVTLPFGVMGGAYQSTGHARFVSNLRDFDMDLQVALDAPRAFADADELKVERGYAPEVHQALADMGHNVIIPDTAIGGAQAIRIRDDGVLEGASDPRKDGCALGY; the protein is encoded by the coding sequence ATGCGCGACTTCCACCTTCCCGGACGATCGGCCACCTATGCCACCAATGGTATGTGCGCCACCTCACATCCTTTGGCGGCGCGGACAGCCATCGACATTCTGTCGCGTGGCGGCAATGCAATGGACGCGGCCATCGCAGGCGCTGTGCTGCTGGGCATTTGTGAGCCGCAGATGACTGGCATCGGTGGGGACTGTTTTGCGCTTTACACACGCCCAGGCAGCAACGAGATCCATGCGCTTAACGGCTCCGGACGCGCACCAGCCGCCGCAAACGCGGATACCCTTCGCGCAGCGGGCCACAAAGACGTGCCGCTATACAGCGCGCAGGCCGTCACGATACCCGGTGCGGTGGATGCGTTTTGCCATCTGTCCGAAACCGAGGGCAAACTGGGCCTTGATACCTTGCTGGCTCCCAGCATTCACTATGCCGAAACCGGCGTGCCCATTGCGCCACGCGTGGCCGATGATCTGCCTGAGGCAACGACATGCCTTCAGGGCCACGGCATCACGCATTTTTCCAATAACGGGAAACCCTTTGGCATTGGCGATATGTTCCATGCACCCGGGCAAGCCGAGGTTCTGCGCCGCATCGCAAAGGATGGGCGTGATGCGTTCTACACCGGTGAGATCGCCGACGACATGTTGCGCACGCTGACCGAAATGGGCGGTGCGCACAGCGCCGAGGATTTTGCCGCGACCACTTGCATGCCCACCAACCCGATCAACGGTCATTACAAAGGCGTTGACCTCTACGAGCACCCCCCCAACGGTCAGGGCGCAACCGCGATCTTGCTTCTCAATATCCTGTCAAATTTCGATATTGCCGGAATGGACCCTCAGGGCGCGGAACGCGTGCATATCGAAGCAGAGGCAACAAAGCTGGCCTATGACGCGCGCAACCGCTTCATGGCAGACCCGGATCACACCGCGCGTCTGGCGCATATGGTTTCCCCTGAAACAGCGGCCAAATTGGCCGCGTTGATCAATCCCAAGCGTGCCATGCAAAGCGCCACTCAGGTTTCTGAGGCGGTGCATCGCGACACGATTTACATCACCGTGGTGGACAAAGATCACATGGCGGTCTCGCTCATCTATTCGATCTTCCATGGCTTTGGATCCGGCATTGCCTCGGAAAAGTTTGGAATTCTCTTTCAGAACCGCGGCGCCGGCTTCACGCTCGAAGAAGGCCACGCCAACGAATTTGGTGGCGGCAAGCGCCCGATGCATACGATCATCCCTGGCATGCTGGCCGAACATGGTCGCGTGACCCTGCCGTTCGGTGTGATGGGAGGGGCGTATCAGTCCACCGGCCATGCACGGTTTGTCTCAAACCTGCGCGACTTTGACATGGACCTGCAGGTCGCCCTGGATGCGCCCCGCGCCTTTGCGGATGCGGATGAGTTGAAAGTCGAACGCGGCTATGCGCCTGAGGTACACCAAGCTTTGGCGGATATGGGCCACAACGTGATCATTCCTGATACGGCTATCGGCGGCGCTCAAGCGATACGAATCCGCGATGACGGCGTGCTTGAAGGCGCGTCTGATCCGAGAAAAGACGGCTGCGCGCTTGGGTACTAA
- the hspQ gene encoding heat shock protein HspQ: MLKTRAKYYLGQVVRHRKHPFRGVVFDVDPEFSNTEEWYDSIPEESRPVKDQPFYHLLAENDQTYYVAYVSEQNLIADYSGEPVDHPDIPDMFGPFEDGHYPLHFQLN, translated from the coding sequence ATGTTAAAGACACGTGCAAAATATTACCTGGGTCAAGTCGTCCGCCACAGAAAGCATCCTTTCCGTGGCGTGGTCTTTGACGTGGATCCAGAGTTTTCCAACACAGAAGAATGGTATGACTCAATTCCGGAGGAAAGTCGCCCGGTCAAGGATCAGCCGTTTTACCATTTGTTGGCAGAGAATGATCAGACCTATTACGTGGCCTATGTCAGCGAGCAGAACCTGATCGCTGACTATTCAGGCGAACCGGTCGATCATCCTGACATTCCGGATATGTTTGGTCCGTTCGAGGACGGTCACTATCCTCTACACTTCCAATTGAACTAA
- a CDS encoding transglycosylase SLT domain-containing protein, protein MKRSLQSLMLLVSLGILVSCGSRSSGPPPRNLDNACTIVAQKPQYLRAFRAAERRWGVPVHVQMATIYQESKFVSDARTPFQWSLGVIPMGRQSSAFGYSQALDGTWEEYQKETRSFRARRDDIQDAADFMGWYMSQSNQRLGIGLEDTRNQYLAYHEGRTGFKRGSYNGKPWLLRIADDVAVRSQTYRAQLNSCGA, encoded by the coding sequence ATGAAGCGGTCATTGCAGTCCTTAATGCTATTGGTGTCTTTGGGTATTCTGGTCTCCTGCGGGAGTCGGAGCAGCGGACCACCTCCCAGAAACCTGGACAATGCGTGCACGATTGTTGCGCAGAAGCCGCAATATCTTCGGGCGTTCCGCGCGGCCGAGCGACGTTGGGGCGTCCCGGTGCATGTGCAGATGGCCACGATCTATCAGGAAAGCAAGTTTGTCTCTGATGCGCGCACGCCGTTCCAATGGAGCCTCGGTGTGATCCCGATGGGGCGTCAAAGCTCGGCCTTTGGCTACAGTCAGGCGCTGGATGGCACATGGGAAGAATACCAAAAAGAGACACGCAGCTTTCGTGCGCGTCGCGACGACATTCAGGATGCCGCCGATTTCATGGGCTGGTACATGTCGCAATCCAATCAGCGACTGGGCATCGGTCTGGAAGATACGCGCAACCAGTATCTTGCCTATCACGAAGGGCGCACCGGGTTTAAGCGCGGCTCATACAATGGCAAACCCTGGCTCTTGCGCATTGCCGATGATGTCGCCGTGCGGTCTCAGACCTATCGCGCGCAGCTTAATTCCTGCGGTGCGTGA
- a CDS encoding LolA family protein, translating to MRFVAFAFGLMLATPAVAEKLSLNEISQYLNGFKTASGEFTQINDDGTISTGQIYIKRPGRVRFEYNPPEQILVVADGDTVGVVDGKSNTSPEAYPLHRTPLKIILARNVDLSRARMVTGHVSDGKTTTVRAQDPDNPEYGSIELVFTASPVELRQWVINDGAGSRTTVVLGDLNKGVSLDNERFVIPGKGVNNQDRQ from the coding sequence ATGCGATTTGTTGCCTTTGCATTTGGCCTGATGCTGGCCACGCCCGCCGTAGCGGAAAAACTGTCATTGAATGAGATTTCCCAGTATCTGAACGGGTTCAAGACGGCCTCTGGCGAATTCACTCAAATTAATGATGACGGCACCATTTCCACTGGTCAGATCTACATCAAACGCCCAGGACGCGTGCGCTTTGAGTATAATCCTCCAGAGCAAATCCTTGTCGTGGCGGATGGCGACACCGTTGGCGTGGTCGATGGCAAGTCCAACACCAGCCCCGAGGCTTATCCGCTGCATCGCACACCGCTCAAGATCATTCTGGCGCGGAATGTTGATTTAAGCCGGGCCAGAATGGTCACTGGCCATGTCAGCGATGGCAAGACGACAACGGTGCGCGCACAGGACCCTGACAATCCTGAATACGGAAGCATTGAGCTTGTGTTTACAGCCAGCCCCGTTGAACTGCGTCAGTGGGTGATCAATGATGGCGCGGGAAGCCGCACCACCGTTGTTCTCGGTGATCTCAACAAGGGCGTGTCACTCGACAACGAGCGCTTTGTCATTCCGGGCAAGGGCGTGAACAATCAGGATCGTCAGTAA
- a CDS encoding aminotransferase class I/II-fold pyridoxal phosphate-dependent enzyme, with translation MFPERFSNLPEYAFPRLRSLLDAHPAGGEAVHMTIGEPQHAFPDWVSDAIAEHAGEFRKYPQNEGLPELNGAMCDWIARRFGVTLNPDQNIMALNGTREGLYNAMMALCPETKGGKTPIILLPNPFYQCYMVAALSVGAEPMFLPTSTETGFLPDFDSLSEDVLNRVAVAYMCSPSNPQGAVASAGYWRNLLALAEKYDFKIFADECYSEIYRDTPPTGALEVADRTGADPERVVVFNSLSKRSNLAGMRCGFAATGPESTKRIRLLRSYAGAPLPNPLQRAAVRVWADEAHVEENRRLYQEKYTVADDILGDVPGYRSPQAGFFLWLPVEDGEEAALKLWTETGVRVLPGAYLSQDAPGGNPGKQYIRAAMVAPKDEVAHGLTRLRDCLYR, from the coding sequence ATGTTCCCCGAGCGGTTTTCGAACCTTCCGGAATATGCGTTTCCGCGTCTACGGAGCTTGCTTGATGCGCATCCAGCAGGCGGTGAAGCTGTGCATATGACCATCGGCGAGCCGCAGCACGCTTTTCCGGACTGGGTCAGCGACGCGATCGCGGAACATGCGGGCGAATTTCGCAAATATCCGCAAAATGAGGGCCTGCCGGAGTTGAATGGGGCCATGTGCGACTGGATTGCGCGGCGTTTTGGCGTGACCCTGAACCCTGATCAGAACATCATGGCGCTGAACGGAACCCGTGAAGGGCTCTACAACGCGATGATGGCGCTATGCCCTGAAACCAAAGGTGGCAAGACGCCGATCATTCTGCTGCCGAACCCGTTTTACCAATGCTATATGGTGGCTGCGCTGAGCGTGGGGGCAGAACCGATGTTTCTGCCGACATCCACTGAGACAGGCTTTCTGCCGGATTTTGACAGCCTTTCGGAAGATGTTCTGAACCGTGTGGCCGTGGCCTATATGTGTTCGCCGTCTAATCCGCAGGGCGCTGTGGCCAGTGCCGGTTACTGGCGTAACCTTCTGGCTTTGGCGGAAAAATACGACTTCAAGATTTTTGCGGATGAGTGTTATTCCGAAATCTACCGCGACACACCGCCCACCGGCGCGCTTGAGGTTGCGGACCGGACTGGTGCGGACCCTGAACGTGTTGTTGTCTTCAACAGCCTGTCCAAACGCTCCAACCTGGCGGGAATGCGCTGCGGGTTTGCGGCAACTGGGCCGGAAAGCACCAAACGCATCCGGCTCTTGCGCTCATATGCAGGCGCGCCACTGCCTAACCCGCTACAGCGCGCCGCAGTACGCGTTTGGGCCGATGAGGCGCATGTTGAGGAAAACCGCAGGCTTTACCAAGAGAAGTACACCGTTGCGGATGACATCCTGGGCGATGTTCCGGGCTACCGCTCTCCGCAGGCAGGGTTTTTCCTTTGGCTGCCTGTTGAGGACGGCGAAGAGGCCGCATTGAAACTCTGGACAGAAACCGGCGTTCGGGTGCTTCCCGGCGCGTATCTGAGCCAGGATGCACCGGGTGGCAATCCGGGCAAACAGTATATCCGGGCCGCGATGGTGGCCCCAAAAGACGAGGTGGCGCACGGCCTGACACGGCTTCGCGACTGCCTTTACAGATAA